From Anopheles darlingi chromosome 2, idAnoDarlMG_H_01, whole genome shotgun sequence, the proteins below share one genomic window:
- the LOC125951806 gene encoding putative uncharacterized protein DDB_G0288537 isoform X1, which produces MVYTRPSLSLSVSPDTHLVAISDGVANGLVGIKYVLVPAEPVPSDTSMMVADFVTRQQNGSPLNGEIPGQNHNSNSNMPAHSALLMSNNSNSNSNSSGRASPHTSSESEFPQNGYELAAHLKRKELFSQRKQREFIPDNKKDDSYWDRRRRNNEAAKRSREKRRFNDMVLEQRVVELTKENHVLKAQLDAIKSKYNICGENLVSVDQIMATLPTNEQVLSSTKRVKLSSGGSGRSTSPGGQSISMFPLSRSPSRQPTASPTQSCPLSPPAASASTPVGSSSTPHLQQSLLAVVTTGGGLPSQPSPTPSSQQAPVIHANPNVESPPPRSTEQSASGSNPPSSSTSSAVHSSTGGGGGVGAIQHTSGSSYGNGALHAIYRTGAGASIIEYERIGDAAGKHHEPGSPSSINGRSPSQIRLELIERNLDDLHHQQQQQQQQQHQQQQQQHHHLHHHLQQQHHPHHYSHHPREVIRESVIDHRGEHHLHHHQQQQQQTHQQQPHQQQQQQPHIHQHHSNHHHRVLAANGGHELIVDDRDERSPSPPHVAPASSSVVVPARFGSPSTSSAASSSTTPPATSASSLTIISSTSPSGGAVVGASSPPAHIPLVAHSHPHHFAAAAAAAAAAAAAAHHPHHPHHAHHPHALHHPHHLPPHHHHHPHHHVHPFVVGATSPYASSSPSSSATSSSSSASSSSSSSAAAAAAAAYAATNALYASPPRTAGELSPNAALTLTANVLNLSRRAPSPYDSGSAASVSGASPPRSSTASAGSASCGEEEPDRCDREIHEHANSLPVKLRHKSHLGDKDAATALLALQNIKQEPVGLRSASPSWDDGDGSSDERDSGISTNEWPTKAEQKMMVPLPGTPVISDGPVAGASGTMMTAAMMAAAAAAGKITSIPASVVISKKTEENIHLQSKLARLESEVATIKNMMISNTTGSAFGVTAAAQ; this is translated from the exons ATGGTTTACACgcgcccctctctctctctctctgtctctcctgACACACACCTTGTTGCCATTTCGGATGGAGTGGCCAACGGGCTAGTGGGAATTAAAT ATGTACTAGTACCGGCGGAACCCGTACCAAGCGACACTAGTATGATGGTGGCGGACTTTGTAACACGACAACAGAACGGTTCACCGCTGAACGGTGAGATACCTGGCCAGAATCACAACTCCAACTCAAACATGCCTG CCCACAGTGCCTTGCTGATGagcaataacagcaacagtaacagcaacagctccgGCCGGGCCAGCCCGCATACCTCGTCCGAGTCGGAGTTTCCACAGAACGGTTACGAGCTGGCGGCGCATCTGAAGCGTAAGGAGCTGTTCTCGCAGCGGAAGCAGCGCGAGTTTATCCCGGACAACAAAAAGGACGACAGCTACTGGGACCGACGGCGACGTAACAATGAGGCAGCGAAGCGGTCGCGCGAGAAGCGTCGCTTTAACGATATGGTGCTGGAGCAGCGCGTGGTCGAGCTGACGAAGGAGAACCACGTGCTGAAGGCCCAGCTGGATGCGATCAAGAGCAAGTACAACATCTGTGGCGAGAATCTGGTGAGCGTCGATCAGATCATGGCGACGCTACCGACCAACGAGCAGGTCCTTAGCTCGACCAAGCGCGTTAAGCTTTCgagtggtggcagtggccgaTCGACCAGTCCCGGTGGTCAATCCATTTCGATGTTCCCGCTATCGCGCAGTCCCTCCCGCCAACCGACGGCTTCACCGACGCAATCATGTCCACTGAGTCCACCGGCTGCTTCTGCCTCGACTccggttggcagcagcagtaccccGCATCTGCAGCAATCCCTGCTGGCCGTCGTCACGACTGGTGGTGGGCTACCGTCGCAACCCTCACCGACACCCTCGTCTCAGCAGGCACCCGTCATTCATGCGAATCCGAACGTTGAATCTCCTCCACCGAGGAGCACCGAGCAATCCGCATCGGGCTCCAATCCTCCGTCGTCCTCGACTTCATCGGCGGTGCATTCTTcaaccggaggaggaggaggagtaggcgCCATTCAGCATACGAGCGGCAGTAGCTATGGTAACGGTGCCCTGCACGCCATCTATCggacaggagcaggagcgtcAATCATCGAGTACGAACGTATCGGAGATGCTGCGGGCAAACACCACGAACCGGGCTCTCCATCCTCGATCAATGGCCGCAGTCCTTCGCAGATTCGGTTAGAGTTGATCGAGCGCAATCTGGATGATctgcaccatcaacagcaacagcaacaacaacagcagcatcagcagcagcagcagcaacatcatcatttgcatcatcatctgcagcagcaacatcatccgcatcaCTACAGCCATCATCCTCGGGAAGTGATCCGAGAATCGGTGATCGATCATCGTGGTgagcatcatctgcatcatcatcagcagcagcagcagcaaacgcatcagcagcaaccgcatcagcagcagcaacagcaaccacatatccatcagcatcactccaatcatcatcaccgggtATTGGCGGCCAATGGTGGCCACGAGTTGATAGTGGATGACCGAGACGAACGATCgccttcaccaccacacgTCGCTCCAGCCtcatcgtcggtcgtcgtaCCGGCTCGCTTCGGATCGCCCTCGACGTCGTCGGCGGCCAGCAGCTCAACGACACCACCGGCTACCTCCGCCTCTTCGCTGACGATCATCTCCAGCACGAGCCCATCCGGTGGTGCCGTGGTTGGTGCGAGTTCACCTCCCGCCCATATCCCGCTGGTTGCTCATTCGCACCCGCATCACTttgccgcggccgccgccgctgccgccgccgccgccgctgcagcacatcatcctcaccatccGCATCATGCGCATCATCCGCATGCGTTGCACCATCCGCATCATCTGCcgccgcatcaccaccaccacccgcaccaTCATGTGCATCCGTTCGTGGTCGGTGCAACCTCCCCGTACGCCAGTTCCTCGCCGTCCTCCTCGGCGacatcctcatcgtcctcggcgtcttcctcgtcgtcgtcgtcggcagcagcggccgccgcagcGGCCTACGCTGCCACCAATGCCCTCTACGCCTCACCACCGCGCACCGCTGGCGAACTGTCCCCGAATGCGGCGCTCACGCTTACGGCGAACGTGCTGAATCTGAGTCGGCGCGCACCGTCCCCGTACGATAGCGGATCGGCGGCCAGTGTAAGCGGTGCCAGTCCACCGCGTTCCTCGACCGCTAGCGCCGGCAGTGCGTCCTGTGGTGAGGAGGAACCGGATCGGTGCGATCGTGAGATCCACGAGCACGCCAACAGCCTCCCGGTGAAGCTACGCCACAAGTCGCACCTTGGCGATAAGGATGCGGCGACCGCACTGTTGGCCCTGCAGAACATTAAACAGGAACCGGTCGGGCTGCGGTCGGCGTCACCTTCCTgggacgatggtgatggttcgtCGGATGAGCGTGACTCCGGTATCTCGACCAATGAGTGGCCAACGAAGGCGGAACAGAAGATGATGGTACCGCTGCCCGGAACACCAGTGATCAGCGATGGACCGGTGGCTGGTGCGAGCGGTACCATGAtgacggcggcgatgatggcggcggccgctgccgccggtaAGATCACCTCCATTCCGGCCTCGGTCGTCATCAGCAAGAAGACCGAGGAGAACATCCATCTACAGTCGAAGCTGGCCCGGCTCGAGTCCGAGGTGGCCACGATCAAAAACATGATGATCTCCAACACGACCGGCAGTGCCTTCGGTGTGACCGCGGCGGCCCAGTAG
- the LOC125951806 gene encoding putative uncharacterized protein DDB_G0288537 isoform X2: MMVADFVTRQQNGSPLNGEIPGQNHNSNSNMPAHSALLMSNNSNSNSNSSGRASPHTSSESEFPQNGYELAAHLKRKELFSQRKQREFIPDNKKDDSYWDRRRRNNEAAKRSREKRRFNDMVLEQRVVELTKENHVLKAQLDAIKSKYNICGENLVSVDQIMATLPTNEQVLSSTKRVKLSSGGSGRSTSPGGQSISMFPLSRSPSRQPTASPTQSCPLSPPAASASTPVGSSSTPHLQQSLLAVVTTGGGLPSQPSPTPSSQQAPVIHANPNVESPPPRSTEQSASGSNPPSSSTSSAVHSSTGGGGGVGAIQHTSGSSYGNGALHAIYRTGAGASIIEYERIGDAAGKHHEPGSPSSINGRSPSQIRLELIERNLDDLHHQQQQQQQQQHQQQQQQHHHLHHHLQQQHHPHHYSHHPREVIRESVIDHRGEHHLHHHQQQQQQTHQQQPHQQQQQQPHIHQHHSNHHHRVLAANGGHELIVDDRDERSPSPPHVAPASSSVVVPARFGSPSTSSAASSSTTPPATSASSLTIISSTSPSGGAVVGASSPPAHIPLVAHSHPHHFAAAAAAAAAAAAAAHHPHHPHHAHHPHALHHPHHLPPHHHHHPHHHVHPFVVGATSPYASSSPSSSATSSSSSASSSSSSSAAAAAAAAYAATNALYASPPRTAGELSPNAALTLTANVLNLSRRAPSPYDSGSAASVSGASPPRSSTASAGSASCGEEEPDRCDREIHEHANSLPVKLRHKSHLGDKDAATALLALQNIKQEPVGLRSASPSWDDGDGSSDERDSGISTNEWPTKAEQKMMVPLPGTPVISDGPVAGASGTMMTAAMMAAAAAAGKITSIPASVVISKKTEENIHLQSKLARLESEVATIKNMMISNTTGSAFGVTAAAQ, encoded by the exons ATGATGGTGGCGGACTTTGTAACACGACAACAGAACGGTTCACCGCTGAACGGTGAGATACCTGGCCAGAATCACAACTCCAACTCAAACATGCCTG CCCACAGTGCCTTGCTGATGagcaataacagcaacagtaacagcaacagctccgGCCGGGCCAGCCCGCATACCTCGTCCGAGTCGGAGTTTCCACAGAACGGTTACGAGCTGGCGGCGCATCTGAAGCGTAAGGAGCTGTTCTCGCAGCGGAAGCAGCGCGAGTTTATCCCGGACAACAAAAAGGACGACAGCTACTGGGACCGACGGCGACGTAACAATGAGGCAGCGAAGCGGTCGCGCGAGAAGCGTCGCTTTAACGATATGGTGCTGGAGCAGCGCGTGGTCGAGCTGACGAAGGAGAACCACGTGCTGAAGGCCCAGCTGGATGCGATCAAGAGCAAGTACAACATCTGTGGCGAGAATCTGGTGAGCGTCGATCAGATCATGGCGACGCTACCGACCAACGAGCAGGTCCTTAGCTCGACCAAGCGCGTTAAGCTTTCgagtggtggcagtggccgaTCGACCAGTCCCGGTGGTCAATCCATTTCGATGTTCCCGCTATCGCGCAGTCCCTCCCGCCAACCGACGGCTTCACCGACGCAATCATGTCCACTGAGTCCACCGGCTGCTTCTGCCTCGACTccggttggcagcagcagtaccccGCATCTGCAGCAATCCCTGCTGGCCGTCGTCACGACTGGTGGTGGGCTACCGTCGCAACCCTCACCGACACCCTCGTCTCAGCAGGCACCCGTCATTCATGCGAATCCGAACGTTGAATCTCCTCCACCGAGGAGCACCGAGCAATCCGCATCGGGCTCCAATCCTCCGTCGTCCTCGACTTCATCGGCGGTGCATTCTTcaaccggaggaggaggaggagtaggcgCCATTCAGCATACGAGCGGCAGTAGCTATGGTAACGGTGCCCTGCACGCCATCTATCggacaggagcaggagcgtcAATCATCGAGTACGAACGTATCGGAGATGCTGCGGGCAAACACCACGAACCGGGCTCTCCATCCTCGATCAATGGCCGCAGTCCTTCGCAGATTCGGTTAGAGTTGATCGAGCGCAATCTGGATGATctgcaccatcaacagcaacagcaacaacaacagcagcatcagcagcagcagcagcaacatcatcatttgcatcatcatctgcagcagcaacatcatccgcatcaCTACAGCCATCATCCTCGGGAAGTGATCCGAGAATCGGTGATCGATCATCGTGGTgagcatcatctgcatcatcatcagcagcagcagcagcaaacgcatcagcagcaaccgcatcagcagcagcaacagcaaccacatatccatcagcatcactccaatcatcatcaccgggtATTGGCGGCCAATGGTGGCCACGAGTTGATAGTGGATGACCGAGACGAACGATCgccttcaccaccacacgTCGCTCCAGCCtcatcgtcggtcgtcgtaCCGGCTCGCTTCGGATCGCCCTCGACGTCGTCGGCGGCCAGCAGCTCAACGACACCACCGGCTACCTCCGCCTCTTCGCTGACGATCATCTCCAGCACGAGCCCATCCGGTGGTGCCGTGGTTGGTGCGAGTTCACCTCCCGCCCATATCCCGCTGGTTGCTCATTCGCACCCGCATCACTttgccgcggccgccgccgctgccgccgccgccgccgctgcagcacatcatcctcaccatccGCATCATGCGCATCATCCGCATGCGTTGCACCATCCGCATCATCTGCcgccgcatcaccaccaccacccgcaccaTCATGTGCATCCGTTCGTGGTCGGTGCAACCTCCCCGTACGCCAGTTCCTCGCCGTCCTCCTCGGCGacatcctcatcgtcctcggcgtcttcctcgtcgtcgtcgtcggcagcagcggccgccgcagcGGCCTACGCTGCCACCAATGCCCTCTACGCCTCACCACCGCGCACCGCTGGCGAACTGTCCCCGAATGCGGCGCTCACGCTTACGGCGAACGTGCTGAATCTGAGTCGGCGCGCACCGTCCCCGTACGATAGCGGATCGGCGGCCAGTGTAAGCGGTGCCAGTCCACCGCGTTCCTCGACCGCTAGCGCCGGCAGTGCGTCCTGTGGTGAGGAGGAACCGGATCGGTGCGATCGTGAGATCCACGAGCACGCCAACAGCCTCCCGGTGAAGCTACGCCACAAGTCGCACCTTGGCGATAAGGATGCGGCGACCGCACTGTTGGCCCTGCAGAACATTAAACAGGAACCGGTCGGGCTGCGGTCGGCGTCACCTTCCTgggacgatggtgatggttcgtCGGATGAGCGTGACTCCGGTATCTCGACCAATGAGTGGCCAACGAAGGCGGAACAGAAGATGATGGTACCGCTGCCCGGAACACCAGTGATCAGCGATGGACCGGTGGCTGGTGCGAGCGGTACCATGAtgacggcggcgatgatggcggcggccgctgccgccggtaAGATCACCTCCATTCCGGCCTCGGTCGTCATCAGCAAGAAGACCGAGGAGAACATCCATCTACAGTCGAAGCTGGCCCGGCTCGAGTCCGAGGTGGCCACGATCAAAAACATGATGATCTCCAACACGACCGGCAGTGCCTTCGGTGTGACCGCGGCGGCCCAGTAG